One window of Sphingobacteriales bacterium genomic DNA carries:
- a CDS encoding AAA family ATPase: MFFIKQGSNAEAYRVRGNDGKLYFLKLFNYAKLHRSAFDDDNNLLEIEFLKKIKHDNIVAYKDDGELIYENKKFGYLVLNFIAGETLSERISREPFSIYYDVKQIINEVLGGLHYLHHLPEPVIHNEITPQNIMLDLSGDIPKAKIIDFGYARSFHQSTKTYNKEGLNLNYVASECFNNAYSPQSDIYSVGAVMYHLLFGLPPWFKEVSKFQSDRAKAEEIVLQERNKPLSFPKVSSAFVEYDKTVNLILKKALSRDLEDRFQNAGEFMRALNGEIEVEDIDKVRKVIAGGSQEKKIQSKKAKGKGFDAIAGMKELKEQLQSDIIDALNNPEEYAKYGITIPNGMLLYGPPGCGKTFFAKHFAEEVGFNFMLATPSTLKSRYVNATQENIAKMFEDAEKNAPTIIFIDEINELLPKRDSIVHEMAISAVNEMLAQMDRTGEKGIFVIGATNYPDMIDPAMLRAGRLEKKFYIPPPDFEARKLLFEMYLKKRPLDFGLDYDQLSTLTEHYVSADIELLVNETARLAFQTKARISMKMLEEVIKNTKPSVSLQELKKYEAIKAKMEGDNTDTKKGRPPIGF, from the coding sequence ATGTTTTTCATCAAACAGGGAAGCAATGCCGAAGCCTACCGGGTGAGAGGCAATGACGGAAAATTGTATTTTCTGAAACTTTTTAATTATGCCAAGTTGCATCGTTCGGCTTTTGATGATGATAACAACCTGCTTGAAATAGAATTTTTAAAAAAAATAAAACATGACAATATTGTAGCCTACAAAGACGATGGCGAACTGATTTACGAAAATAAGAAATTCGGATATTTGGTGTTGAATTTCATAGCGGGAGAAACCTTGTCTGAAAGAATAAGTCGGGAACCTTTCTCAATATACTATGACGTTAAGCAAATTATAAATGAAGTTTTAGGAGGTCTGCACTATTTACATCACCTGCCCGAACCTGTTATTCATAACGAGATTACCCCTCAAAACATCATGTTGGATTTGTCGGGCGATATTCCGAAAGCCAAAATCATTGACTTTGGATATGCGAGGTCTTTCCATCAATCAACCAAAACATACAATAAAGAGGGGCTAAATCTGAATTATGTAGCTTCCGAATGTTTCAATAATGCGTATTCGCCGCAAAGCGATATTTATTCGGTTGGTGCGGTCATGTATCACTTGCTATTTGGCTTACCGCCCTGGTTTAAGGAAGTTTCAAAATTCCAATCAGACAGAGCAAAGGCGGAAGAAATTGTTTTGCAGGAAAGAAACAAACCGCTGTCGTTTCCAAAGGTTTCATCTGCTTTTGTCGAATATGACAAAACGGTAAATCTGATTTTGAAAAAAGCATTAAGCCGGGATTTGGAAGACCGTTTTCAAAATGCCGGTGAATTTATGCGCGCATTGAACGGAGAAATAGAGGTTGAGGATATAGACAAAGTGCGAAAGGTAATAGCGGGCGGTTCTCAGGAAAAGAAAATCCAAAGTAAAAAGGCAAAAGGCAAAGGTTTTGATGCCATTGCAGGAATGAAAGAACTCAAAGAACAATTACAATCAGACATTATTGATGCTTTGAATAATCCCGAAGAATACGCGAAATACGGGATTACCATTCCAAACGGAATGTTGCTGTATGGCCCGCCCGGTTGCGGAAAGACTTTTTTTGCAAAACATTTTGCCGAAGAAGTAGGGTTTAATTTTATGTTGGCTACACCTTCAACGTTGAAAAGCCGTTATGTTAATGCCACACAGGAAAACATAGCAAAAATGTTTGAAGATGCCGAAAAGAATGCGCCAACAATTATTTTCATAGATGAGATAAACGAATTATTGCCCAAACGGGACAGCATTGTTCATGAAATGGCAATTAGTGCGGTTAACGAAATGCTGGCACAAATGGACAGAACGGGAGAAAAGGGTATTTTTGTCATAGGAGCAACAAACTATCCCGACATGATAGACCCTGCTATGCTAAGAGCGGGAAGATTGGAAAAGAAATTCTACATACCCCCGCCCGACTTTGAGGCAAGAAAATTATTGTTTGAGATGTATCTAAAAAAACGTCCTTTGGATTTCGGTTTGGATTATGACCAACTTTCAACTCTCACGGAACACTATGTTTCGGCAGACATTGAACTGTTGGTAAACGAAACGGCAAGATTGGCTTTTCAAACCAAAGCAAGAATTTCAATGAAGATGTTGGAAGAGGTCATCAAAAACACAAAACCCTCTGTTTCGTTGCAGGAACTGAAAAAATATGAAGCCATCAAAGCAAAGATGGAGGGAGATAACACAGACACAAAAAAGGGAAGACCACCAATTGGGTTTTAA
- a CDS encoding KilA-N domain-containing protein yields the protein MTKNKKITVQQIDIVVYEDNEQDYISLTDIARYKNPAEPKDVVKNWMRTRTTIEFLGLWEQLNNPNFKGVEFDSFLYEAGSNSFTLSPSKWIEATNAKGVVSRQGKNGGTFAHKDIAFEFASWVSAGFKLYLIKEFQRLKNDESSRNQLEWNLQRTLSKINYRIHTDAIKENLIPMEITKQQASFVYANEADLLNVALFGMTAKDWREQNPDKSGNIRDFASLEQLVVLSNMESINASLINKGISQSERLLELNKVAITQMKSLLKNKSIKKLK from the coding sequence ATTATATTTCATTGACTGATATTGCGAGATATAAAAACCCTGCGGAGCCTAAAGATGTCGTAAAAAACTGGATGCGTACCCGTACTACTATTGAGTTTCTTGGTTTGTGGGAACAACTCAACAACCCGAATTTTAAAGGGGTCGAATTCGACTCCTTTTTATACGAGGCAGGAAGTAACTCGTTTACGCTTTCTCCTTCAAAATGGATTGAAGCAACCAATGCCAAAGGTGTTGTATCCAGACAGGGTAAGAATGGAGGTACTTTTGCCCATAAAGATATAGCTTTTGAATTTGCTTCGTGGGTGTCGGCAGGATTTAAACTGTACTTAATAAAAGAGTTTCAACGTCTTAAAAACGACGAAAGTAGCCGAAATCAATTAGAATGGAACTTACAAAGAACCCTGTCTAAAATAAATTACCGTATCCATACCGATGCCATCAAAGAGAACCTTATTCCGATGGAGATAACAAAACAACAGGCAAGTTTTGTATATGCCAATGAAGCCGATTTGCTCAATGTGGCACTTTTCGGTATGACGGCAAAAGATTGGAGAGAACAAAACCCTGACAAGTCGGGAAACATACGGGATTTTGCGAGTTTAGAACAGTTGGTTGTGCTAAGTAATATGGAAAGTATCAATGCATCGCTTATAAATAAAGGCATTTCTCAAAGCGAACGCCTGTTAGAGTTAAACAAAGTCGCTATTACACAAATGAAATCACTATTGAAAAATAAAAGTATTAAAAAACTGAAATAA